One genomic window of Phoenix dactylifera cultivar Barhee BC4 chromosome 6, palm_55x_up_171113_PBpolish2nd_filt_p, whole genome shotgun sequence includes the following:
- the LOC120103893 gene encoding 3beta-hydroxysteroid-dehydrogenase/decarboxylase-like → MGEVGGGGERWCVVTGGRGFAARHLVEMLLRSGEWCVRVADLVPSIKLDPHEEDGVLAHALRSGRAAYVSADLRNKAQVIKAFQGAEVVFHMAAPDSSINNYHLHHSVNVEGTKNVIDACIECKVKRLIYTSSPSVVFDGVHGICNGKESMAYPNKFNDSYSETKAEGEKLVIKANGRTDLLTCCIRPSSIFGPGDKLLVPSLVAAARAGKSKYIIGDGNNMYDFTYVENVAHAHVCAERTLASEVGAKKAAGQAYFITNMEPMKFWEFMSLIIEGLGYERPTIKIPVSVMMPIAHVVEWTYKLFSRYGMRVPQLTPSRIRLLSCNRTFSCAKAKDQLGYEPIVSLKDGLKRTIESYPNLRAEKRTSKASIYLGNGNFANTILWKDKKQTLTTLFVLAVIYYYLFACGYTIITAMAKLLSVVALFLFVHGMLPMEVFGYKIEKLSPSHFHLSEEKAHHLACSVSSSWNSAVGILRSLCKGNDWPLFFKVVLALLVLNLFGAMSLQTTYKIGIPLIFVAALVYEKWEDKIDSLFDDASTCILKLKSNVTRKCARLS, encoded by the exons ATGGGCGAagtcggcggcggcggcgagcgGTGGTGCGTGGTGACCGGCGGGCGGGGCTTCGCCGCCCGGCACCTGGTGGAGATGCTGCTCCGCTCCGGCGAATGGTGCGTGCGGGTCGCCGATCTGGTCCCCTCCATCAAGCTCGATCCCCACGAGGAGGACGGCGTCCTCGCACATGCCCTCCGCTCCGGCCGCGCCGCCTACGTCTCCGCGGATCTCCGCAACAAAGCCCAGGTCATCAAAG CATTTCAGGGCGCAGAGGTTGTTTTCCACATGGCTGCTCCTGACTCATCCATCAACAATTACCACCTTCATCACTCAGTTAATGTTGAAG GAACGAAGAATGTTATTGATGCTTGTATCGAATGCAAAGTTAAGCGACTTATCTATACTAGCTCACCTAGTGTTGTCTTTGATGGTGTTCATGGAATTTGTAATGGCAAGGAGTCAATGGCATATCCAAATAAG TTTAATGACTCATATTCTGAGACTAAAGCAGAAGGAGAAAAACTGGTGATAAAGGCAAACGGTAGGACTGACCTTCTGACATGCTGCATACGTCCTAGTAGCATTTTTGGCCCTGGCGATAAACTTTTGGTGCCATCGTTAGTTGCTGCTGCAAGGGCTGGGAAATCCAAG TATATAATTGGTGATGGAAACAATATGTATGACTTCACATATGTTGAAAATGTGGCACATGCCCATGTATGCGCTGAGCGAACTCTAGCCTCAGAAGTGGGTGCCAAGAAAGCTGCAGGACAG GCTTATTTCATCACGAATATGGAACCAATGAAATTCTGGGAGTTCATGTCACTTATTATTGAAGGTCTGGGATATGAGAG GCCTACAATTAAAATTCCTGTCTCCGTTATGATGCCAATAGCCCATGTAGTAGAGTGGACATACAAATTGTTCTCTCGGTATGGCATGCGTGTCCCCCAGCTGACACCTTCAAGAATTAGGCTTCTCTCATGCAACAGAACTTTCAGTTGTGCAAAAGCTAAAGATCAACTTGGTTATGAACCTATTGTATCACTTAAG GATGGTCTGAAGAGAACAATTGAGTCATACCCCAATTTGAGAGCTGAGAAGAGAACATCGAAGGCTTCCATCTACTTAGGAAATGGAAATT TTGCCAACACTATTCTTTGGAAGGATAAGAAACAAACGCTCACAACATTGTTCGTCCTGGCTGTCATTTATTACTACTTATTTGCATGTGGATATACCATCATTACAGCAATGGCAAAGCTTCTCTCGGTGGTTGCTTTGTTCTTGTTTGTGCATGGAATGTTACCTATGGAAGT ATTTGGTTACAAAATTGAGAAACTATCACCTTCACATTTTCACTTATCAGAAGAGAAGGCGCATCATCTTGCTTGTTCTGTCAGTTCTTCATGGAATTCTGCAGTTGGCATACTAAGATCTCTTTGCAAGGGAAATGACTGGCCACTATTTTTCAAA GTGGTTCTCGCCCTTTTGGTTCTCAACCTTTTTGGAGCCATGTCACTGCAGACCACATATAAAATAG GTATTCCGCTAATTTTTGTCGCAGCCTTAGTTTATGAAAAATGGGAGGATAAAATCGATAGCCTATTTGATGATGCTTCCACCTGCATTTTGAAACTGAAGTCCAATGTTACACGGAAATGCGCGAGGCTCTCGTAG